A region of Deltaproteobacteria bacterium DNA encodes the following proteins:
- a CDS encoding DUF3820 family protein, which produces MTTDGFGDEERLTADRAAMLKLAAARMPFGKHSGMRLVDLPEPYVIWPAQKGFPQGELGKMLRIVYEVKVNGLEYLFKKI; this is translated from the coding sequence ATGACGACTGACGGTTTTGGTGACGAAGAGCGGCTAACAGCTGACCGGGCCGCCATGTTGAAGCTGGCGGCGGCCAGGATGCCTTTTGGGAAACATTCCGGCATGCGCCTTGTCGACCTTCCCGAGCCCTATGTAATCTGGCCGGCGCAAAAAGGTTTCCCTCAAGGTGAGTTGGGAAAGATGCTTCGCATCGTCTATGAGGTTAAGGTAAACGGTCTTGAATACCTTTTCAAAAAGATTTGA